In one Streptomyces sp. NBC_01241 genomic region, the following are encoded:
- a CDS encoding MFS transporter, whose product MSSAAAPTLSLPGDPPGGRRAVWVWGIGVAVYFVAIIFRTSLGVAGLDAADRFHVNASALSTFSILQLLVYAGMQIPVGLMVDRLGTKKVLTLGAVLFTLGQLGFALSPSYGMALASRALLGCGDAMTFISVLRLGARWFPARRGPLIGQVAALFGMAGNLVSTLFIARALHGFGWTTTFVGSSAAGVLVLVLLLLFLKDHPEGHEPPPAEHAGAAYVRRQIAAAWREPGTRLGMWVHFTTQFPAMVFLLLWGLPFLVEAQGLSRSTAGELLTLVVLSNMAFGLVYGQIIARHHAARAPLALGTVAGTALLWASAIFYPGDHAPMWLLIVLCVVLGACGPASMIGFDFARPANPPERQGTASGIVNMGGFIASMTTLFAVGVLLDATGDNYRIAFASVFVLESLGVVQILRLHSRATHRERDHHVISRVEAVHVPV is encoded by the coding sequence ATGAGTTCCGCCGCGGCGCCCACCCTGTCCCTGCCCGGTGATCCGCCCGGCGGCCGGCGGGCCGTGTGGGTCTGGGGCATCGGTGTCGCGGTCTACTTCGTCGCCATCATCTTCCGCACCAGCCTGGGTGTCGCCGGACTCGACGCCGCCGACCGGTTCCACGTCAACGCCTCCGCGCTCTCCACGTTCTCCATCCTTCAGCTGCTCGTCTACGCGGGCATGCAGATACCCGTCGGCCTGATGGTCGACCGGCTCGGCACCAAGAAGGTCCTCACCCTCGGGGCCGTCCTGTTCACCCTGGGGCAGCTGGGCTTCGCGCTCTCCCCCTCGTACGGCATGGCGCTGGCCTCCAGGGCGCTGCTCGGCTGCGGCGACGCGATGACGTTCATCAGTGTGCTGCGGCTCGGCGCCCGCTGGTTCCCGGCGCGGCGCGGTCCGCTGATCGGGCAGGTCGCCGCGCTCTTCGGGATGGCGGGCAACCTCGTTTCGACGCTCTTCATCGCGCGGGCCCTGCACGGATTCGGCTGGACCACCACCTTCGTCGGCAGCTCCGCCGCCGGGGTTCTCGTCCTCGTACTCCTTCTGCTGTTCCTGAAGGACCACCCCGAGGGCCACGAGCCGCCGCCCGCCGAGCACGCGGGCGCCGCCTACGTACGCCGGCAGATCGCCGCCGCCTGGCGGGAGCCCGGCACCCGGCTCGGTATGTGGGTGCATTTCACCACGCAGTTCCCGGCCATGGTGTTCCTGCTCCTGTGGGGGCTGCCGTTCCTGGTGGAGGCGCAGGGGCTGAGCCGGTCCACCGCCGGTGAGCTGCTCACCCTGGTGGTGCTCTCCAACATGGCGTTCGGGCTGGTCTACGGGCAGATCATCGCCCGCCACCACGCGGCCCGCGCGCCGCTGGCCCTCGGGACGGTCGCGGGGACGGCGCTGCTCTGGGCGTCGGCCATCTTCTACCCGGGCGACCACGCGCCGATGTGGCTACTGATCGTCCTGTGCGTGGTGCTCGGCGCGTGCGGTCCCGCCTCGATGATCGGCTTCGACTTCGCACGGCCCGCCAACCCGCCGGAGCGCCAGGGCACCGCGTCGGGCATCGTCAACATGGGCGGCTTCATCGCCTCGATGACCACGCTGTTCGCCGTCGGCGTGCTGCTGGACGCGACCGGGGACAACTACCGGATCGCTTTCGCCTCGGTCTTCGTACTGGAGTCGCTCGGCGTCGTACAGATTCTGCGGCTGCACTCCCGAGCCACGCACCGGGAGCGGGACCACCATGTGATCAGCCGCGTGGAGGCCGTGCACGTGCCCGTGTGA
- a CDS encoding GntR family transcriptional regulator, which translates to MPAAPPVVKPRVKPAEKSSAAERVYAHIKEAVLDRRYEGGTLLTEGDLAEAVGVSRTPVREALLRLEAEGLIKLYPKKGALVLAVSAQEIADVVETRLLVEEFAVRKAVPASARLIGRLEELLEEQRQLAQAGDLAAVSVKDRCFHAEIVRNAGNDILSRLYDQLRDRQLRMGVAVMEAHPGRIAANITEHGELLEAIRSGDADGAAQVVRRHVSRVKVLVRGEDR; encoded by the coding sequence ATGCCTGCCGCACCCCCAGTCGTGAAGCCCCGTGTGAAGCCCGCCGAGAAGTCCTCCGCCGCCGAGCGCGTCTACGCCCATATCAAGGAAGCCGTCCTGGACCGCCGCTACGAGGGCGGCACGCTCCTCACCGAAGGCGATCTCGCGGAGGCCGTCGGAGTCTCCCGTACGCCCGTGCGTGAGGCGCTGCTGCGGCTGGAGGCCGAGGGGCTGATCAAGCTGTATCCGAAGAAGGGGGCTCTCGTGCTCGCCGTCTCCGCCCAGGAGATCGCGGACGTGGTGGAGACCCGGCTGCTGGTCGAGGAGTTCGCGGTCCGCAAGGCCGTGCCCGCCTCCGCGCGGTTGATCGGGCGGCTCGAAGAACTTCTCGAAGAGCAGCGGCAGTTGGCCCAGGCGGGGGATCTGGCCGCGGTGTCAGTGAAGGACCGCTGCTTCCACGCCGAGATCGTGCGCAACGCGGGCAACGACATCCTCTCGCGCCTCTACGACCAGCTGCGCGACCGTCAGCTGAGGATGGGCGTCGCCGTGATGGAGGCGCACCCGGGGAGGATCGCCGCGAACATCACCGAGCACGGTGAGCTGCTGGAGGCCATCAGGTCCGGCGACGCGGACGGTGCCGCGCAGGTCGTGCGGCGTCATGTCAGCCGGGTCAAGGTGCTCGTCAGGGGTGAGGACCGATGA
- a CDS encoding D-alanyl-D-alanine carboxypeptidase family protein: MKIGIKGINRISAAATVALTAGAVIAGSAFASTAQAATLPTPTITAKGGYVMNNGTAKSLYSKAADTRRSTGSTTKIMTAKVVLAQKNLNLDSKVTIQKAYSDYIVSKGASSAHLIVGDKVTVRQLLYGLMLPSGCDAAYALADKFGSGTTRAARVKSFIGKMNTQAKSLGMTNTHFDSFDGIGNGSNYSTPRDLTKLASNAMKSSTFRTVVKTKSTKQKVTTKSGGYRYMSWSNTNTMLSSYSGAIGVKTGSGPTAKYCLVFAATRNGKTIIGTVLASTNATTRTADMKKIMDYSFKK; this comes from the coding sequence TTGAAAATCGGCATCAAGGGTATAAACCGTATTTCGGCCGCTGCCACCGTGGCCCTCACCGCGGGTGCTGTCATCGCGGGAAGCGCGTTCGCCTCCACGGCGCAGGCCGCGACACTGCCCACCCCCACGATTACCGCCAAGGGCGGTTACGTGATGAACAACGGCACCGCGAAGTCCCTGTACTCCAAGGCCGCGGACACCCGTCGCTCCACCGGCTCCACCACCAAGATCATGACTGCCAAGGTCGTCCTGGCACAGAAGAATCTCAACCTGGATTCCAAGGTCACGATCCAGAAGGCGTACAGCGACTACATCGTCTCCAAGGGCGCCTCGTCGGCCCACCTGATCGTGGGTGACAAGGTCACCGTCCGCCAGCTGCTGTACGGCCTGATGCTGCCGTCCGGCTGCGACGCCGCGTACGCGCTGGCCGACAAGTTCGGCTCCGGCACCACCCGGGCGGCCCGCGTGAAGTCGTTCATCGGCAAGATGAACACCCAGGCCAAGTCGCTCGGAATGACGAACACCCACTTCGACTCGTTCGACGGCATAGGGAACGGCTCGAATTACTCGACGCCGCGCGATCTGACGAAGCTCGCGAGCAACGCGATGAAGAGTTCCACGTTCCGCACGGTCGTGAAGACCAAGTCGACCAAGCAGAAGGTCACCACGAAGAGTGGTGGCTACCGCTACATGTCGTGGTCCAACACCAACACGATGCTCAGCAGCTACAGCGGCGCGATCGGCGTGAAGACCGGTTCCGGCCCGACGGCCAAGTACTGCCTGGTCTTCGCCGCGACCCGCAACGGCAAGACGATCATCGGCACGGTGCTCGCCTCCACGAACGCGACCACCCGGACCGCGGACATGAAGAAGATCATGGACTACTCCTTCAAGAAGTAG
- a CDS encoding PA14 domain-containing protein produces the protein MTTIPRGRLRSVAALSVAATSCSLLTAVSATPAAAATSCTSPVFKRQFFANTSFSGTPKKTDCDSVIDQNWGTGAPASGLPKDNFGVRWSLTRDFGSGGPFAFTAATRDGIRVYLDGVRKVDIWKNVSTTQKKTVNVTVPAGKHSLRIDFVNWTGPANVKFGYAPRTSATVDKVKPLSPVGVKAVLDNATANAKVTWSANKEMDLAGYRVYRRPKGSSTFTLVKTTTATSYAGVPPEGGKTYYFEVRAYDKAGNVSTGSTDIPLTTVAVIPPADFAAKGIDAGIVLTWKPVPGAVRYNLKRDDQHGHVSVRSVTATAFTDTTVKRSEKWTYQVAAVDGAGRASAYGPAVTAYRPVAAPRNIVATPGISSATFTWTTDHSVDGDVYDFHVYRSETLPVDTSAAPIRCSTTWKTLGDGRLQYTCTDTSPAGGLTYHYVIKAYDNSGRESVPSATVEVTTLARDWTPPAPVTGLTAKATEYGIELHWNANTEPDLKRYVVYRGELIDGEDERVCYGTSSEYLDAATTSYTDERLPDGEERCYFIDVEDTSGNSSFRMTHSAEVAVVTELDLTPSVETPAGSPLTLTATRGTTGTSVDLSWNTVADATGYLVERWNPTAGAYEKLTADPVTDVSYTDATAPTGTTHFYRVTAVYADDTRSAPSADWVILAPAE, from the coding sequence TTGACCACCATTCCTCGTGGGCGGCTTCGCAGCGTCGCCGCGCTGTCGGTCGCCGCGACCTCCTGCAGTCTGCTCACCGCCGTGAGTGCCACGCCCGCTGCTGCGGCGACCAGTTGCACCTCGCCGGTCTTCAAGCGGCAGTTCTTCGCGAACACGTCGTTCTCCGGTACGCCGAAGAAGACCGACTGCGACTCTGTCATCGACCAGAACTGGGGCACCGGCGCCCCCGCCTCCGGCCTGCCGAAGGACAACTTCGGTGTCCGCTGGTCCCTGACCCGGGACTTCGGCTCCGGCGGCCCTTTCGCCTTCACCGCGGCGACCCGTGACGGCATTCGCGTGTACCTCGACGGGGTGCGCAAGGTCGACATCTGGAAGAACGTCTCCACCACCCAGAAGAAGACGGTCAACGTCACCGTCCCCGCCGGGAAGCACTCCCTGCGCATCGACTTCGTCAACTGGACGGGCCCGGCCAACGTCAAGTTCGGTTACGCACCGAGGACGTCGGCCACCGTCGACAAGGTCAAGCCGCTCAGCCCGGTCGGCGTGAAGGCGGTCCTCGACAACGCCACGGCGAACGCCAAGGTGACCTGGTCCGCGAACAAGGAAATGGACCTCGCCGGCTACCGCGTCTACCGCCGGCCCAAGGGATCCAGCACGTTCACCCTCGTGAAGACGACCACCGCAACCTCGTACGCGGGGGTCCCGCCCGAGGGCGGGAAAACGTACTACTTCGAGGTCCGCGCCTATGACAAGGCCGGGAACGTCTCCACCGGCAGTACGGACATACCGCTGACCACCGTCGCCGTCATCCCCCCGGCGGACTTTGCCGCGAAGGGCATCGACGCCGGGATCGTGCTGACCTGGAAGCCTGTCCCGGGCGCGGTCCGCTACAACCTGAAGCGCGACGACCAGCACGGTCACGTGTCGGTCCGCTCCGTCACCGCCACGGCCTTCACCGACACCACGGTGAAGCGCTCCGAGAAGTGGACCTACCAGGTGGCCGCCGTGGACGGCGCCGGACGCGCCTCCGCGTACGGCCCCGCCGTCACGGCCTACCGTCCGGTCGCGGCGCCGCGGAACATCGTCGCGACGCCGGGGATCAGCAGTGCGACCTTCACCTGGACGACCGATCACTCCGTCGACGGCGATGTGTACGACTTCCACGTCTACCGTTCCGAGACGCTCCCCGTGGACACCTCGGCCGCACCGATCCGCTGCAGCACCACCTGGAAGACGCTCGGCGACGGGCGGCTCCAGTACACCTGCACCGACACCTCCCCGGCCGGCGGCCTCACCTACCACTACGTGATCAAGGCCTACGACAACTCGGGCAGGGAGTCGGTTCCTTCGGCCACGGTCGAGGTCACCACGCTCGCCAGGGACTGGACCCCGCCCGCGCCGGTCACCGGGCTCACCGCCAAGGCCACCGAGTACGGCATCGAGCTGCACTGGAACGCCAACACCGAGCCCGATCTCAAGCGGTACGTGGTGTACCGCGGAGAGCTGATCGACGGCGAGGACGAGCGGGTCTGCTACGGCACCTCGTCCGAGTACCTCGACGCGGCCACCACGTCCTACACCGACGAGCGGCTGCCCGACGGTGAGGAGCGGTGCTACTTCATCGACGTCGAGGACACCTCCGGCAACTCCAGCTTCCGGATGACGCACAGCGCCGAGGTCGCCGTCGTCACCGAGCTGGACCTGACTCCGTCCGTCGAGACCCCGGCGGGCTCCCCGCTCACGCTCACCGCGACCCGGGGCACCACCGGTACCTCGGTGGACCTGTCCTGGAACACGGTCGCCGATGCGACGGGCTACCTGGTCGAACGGTGGAACCCGACCGCGGGCGCGTACGAGAAGCTGACCGCCGATCCCGTCACGGACGTGTCGTACACGGACGCCACCGCCCCGACCGGCACCACCCACTTCTACCGGGTGACCGCCGTGTACGCCGACGACACCCGGTCGGCGCCCTCCGCGGACTGGGTGATCCTGGCCCCCGCCGAGTGA